A single genomic interval of Caretta caretta isolate rCarCar2 chromosome 23, rCarCar1.hap1, whole genome shotgun sequence harbors:
- the PGLYRP1 gene encoding peptidoglycan recognition protein 1 → MHPTGGSPIGSKGERQGLARPEEELGREPRADPLKGASGGPSERKMLLLTRVVWLLALCAVALVTASDREFPRLIVPNELFLRVGGTHINRSPFSPSPHGTGCPRIVSRQQWGARPPKSRVPLRTPVPYVILHHTERNRCYSETICSQQVRAIQDNHMDKRGLADISYNFLIGEDGRVYEGRGWRTKGAHTKVFNSRSLGLAFLGTFSKTKPSVATLNLTKRLIQCAISKGILSPNYTLIRG, encoded by the exons ATGCACCCTACGGGGGGCAGCCCCATCGGCTCCAAGGGGGAGCGGCAG GGCCTTGCCCGGCCGGAGGAGGAGCTTGGCAGGGAGCCGAGAGCAGATCCCTTGAAAGGCGCCAGCGGAG GGCCGAGCGAGAGGAAGATGCTGCTGCTGACGCGGGTCGTGTGGCTCTTAGCGCTCTGTGCCGTGGCGCTCG TGACAGCCAGTGACAGGGAGTTCCCCAGGCTGATTGTGCCCAATGAGCTCTTTCTCAGG gtggggggcaccCACATTAATCGTAgccctttctccccttccccgcATGGCACAGGCTGCCCCCGCATTGTCTCACGCCAACAGTGGGGGGCCCGGCCCCCGAAAAGCAGGGTCCCGCTGAGGACCCCGGTGCCCTACGTCATCCTCCACCACACGGAACGGAATCGCTGCTACTCAGAGACCATCTGCAGCCAGCAGGTCAGAGCCATCCAGGACAACCACATGGACAAGAGGGGCTTGGCCGACATCAGCTACAA CTTCCTGATCGGCGAGGACGGCAGAGTCTATGAGGGCAGAGGCTGGAGAACGAAGGGGGCCCACACGAAAGTCTTCAACTCTAGGTCCCTGGGACTTGCCTTCCTGGGCACCTTTTCCA AGACAAAGCCCAGCGTCGCCACCCTGAACCTCACCAAGAGACTGATCCAATGCGCCATCTCCAAGGGCATCCTGAGCCCCAACTACACCCTGATACGCGGTTAA